The Cerasicoccus sp. TK19100 genome includes the window TGTCCAGATACGCGCCGTCGAACCCCGCCTTGAGCGCCTGATCGATGCGCCCTTGGACGACGGGCCACCAGCGCTCATCCCAAAATTTCACATACTGCTCCTTGGGCCAACCGCCGACTTTGCCCGCCTTGAGCTCTTGGGGGACCGCGTCCCACTCCGGGCGATAGTCCTCGATGGCGCCGATCTCGAAGTAGGCGAGCACGATCTTGCCCGACGCCTTGAGGGCCTCGATCTCCTGGCGCTCAAAGTAGCCGCTTTCGCCATCGCGGGTGAGGTCGATCACGGCGAGGTCGAAGTCGGTCGCGGCAATGGCGTCGAGCCGGTCATCCTGGTAGTTGCACAGCTGATAAACCCAGCTCTTAACCGACGCCCAATCTCGCTCGCCCGCAAATGCGTTGGAAGCAATTGCGACGAACGCCATTACCATGATCATTACCAGCTTCATATTGGCAACAGGGTATGCGCGAAAGCTCGGCCTATAGCAAGGCTGCTTGCTGTTTATGCAGTTAACTGGTGCCGCGTGCTTGCTGGCTTCCAGGCGGTGGGCCAGCTTTGTTGTTGCTTGGGCACTAGGGCCCTACTAGCTGTATGGCAATGTATCAGGAAGTGGAGATCATGGGCGCGTATTTTCCGGGGTGGTTGCTGGCGGCGATTGCGGGCATCGTCCTGAGCGCCGTGAGCAAAGTGGTCCTGGCGAAGCTTGGGCTGCATCGGGTGCTTGTTGCGCCGCTCCTGGTGTATTGCTGTCTGGCGTTTTTGTGGTCCAGCGTGTTCTGGCTGTGGATCATCCGCTCTTAACTGCGTGCTTGAATTGGTATGACTGAAGAAACTTCCTCCAACGCGCCGAGTGCCCCAGAGTCCAAGAGCAACAAGCTGGCCGGTCGGCTGATCAGCGCGCTCGTGTTTGTGGGCGCGGTGCTGATGGCCTTGTATTTGTTGCAACAGCGGGAGCGCTATCCGCAAACCAGCGACGCCTACGTGATGGCGCGCTACATCACAGTGTCGTCCGAAGTGCCGGGGCGCATCAGCGCGCTGCCGGCAAGCGATGGGCTGTCCGTCGAGCCGGGCGATCTGCTGGTGCAAGTCGACCCCGAAAGCTACGCCCTCGGGGTGGCCGAAACGAAGGCGCAGATTGGCGTGCTCGAAGCGCAGATCAACGAAGCCGAGCGCCAGCGCGCGGCCTCGGAAGCGATGGTCCAGATGTCCCGCGAAAACACCGAGCGCACGCTCGCGCAAGAGGCGCTGGCCAAGTCCACCTACGAGCGGATGACGCCGCTGGCCGAACAAGGCTTTGTCACGCAGGAGAAATACGATGCGGCCACCTCGGCCTACGAACAGGCGCGCGCCAGCGTGCTCATGGCCCAGAGTAATGAACTCGCGGCTGAGCTTTCCGTGGCCTCGCTGGAGACGCTCCGTGCCGAGCTGCAAGCCGCGCGCATTGGCCTGCAACAGGCAGAGGTCGAGCTGCAGCGCACGGCGATCCGCGCGCCGTTTGACGGACGCGTGGTCAACTGCGATCTGGCGCCCGGCATGATGGTGATGCCCGGCGAATCGCTCTTTACGCTCGTCGACACGAGTGAGTGGTTTGTCGTGGCGAATTACCGTGAGGGCGATTTGGAAAACATTGCCGTGGGCGATGTGGCTAAGGTGCGCGTGCTTACTTTGCCGGGCAAAGTATTCACGGGTAAAGTGGCCAGTATTGGTCTGGGCGTGCAAACGCAGGACGGCTACAACTTTGGCCCGCTGCCTTCGGTGAAAAATAACCTCAACTGGATTCGCGTGGCGCAGCGATTCCCGGTGCGCATCCGGATCGACAGCCCCGAGCCCGCCGACGCGTTTCGCATCGGCGCCTCGTCCATGGTGACGATTGAAAAACCATGACGGGCCGGCTCACATGGGCCGAGCTGCGGCGCGAGTTGACGCCCTATACCGGTCGCGATTGGCTGGTGCTGCGCATGGTGCTGGCGGTGCTCTTGTCCACCGTGCTGGTGATGGCGTTTCAGATCGAAAACGGCTGGCTGAGCCTTTACCTGTGCTTCGTTTTTGCGAAGCCAACCACGAAGCAAACGCTCGTCCTCGGCACGGCGCTGATCGTGATGGTGCTGCCGATTGTGATCCTCGCGCTGTGCCTGCTCAACTACGTGGCCGATCCGCCGGGGCTGCGCTTGCTGGCGATGACGCTCGTGATCTACGGCACGTTTTACGGCTCCAACATCATGACCGAGGGCGACATTATCCGAAACCTCTCGCTGGTGTTTTTAACGGTGCTCATCCTGCCCGACAGTTATGCGGATCCCGGCATCTGGATCGAGGGCGCGATGTGGCTTGTGCCGATGGTGCTCGCTGGCTTGCTGCCGCTGATGTTTATCACGGTGCTTGTGCCGCCGGAAAAAGCGCTGCCCGCGGAGTTGCGCCCGCCGTCGGCGAAGTATGGCTTCCGCCCGAATTGGAAGACGAATCCCGAGCACCACATCTACGCGCTCAAGGGCACGTTTGCCGCGATGGGGACGTATATCATTTACACCACGCTGAACTTTCAGGCGATCCAGACCGCGCTCATGACGTGCATCGTGTTAGGCCTGCCGACGACCGAGCAAATCATCCACAAGACGTGGCTGCGCATCACCGGCGCCGTGATCGGCGCGAGCCTGGCGCTGGTTGGTGCGATCTGGGCGATCCCGCAGTCCAATGAACTCTGGATGCTGCTACTGGTCGTGGGCGCGGGCAGCGCGCTTGCCGCGTGGGTCACGCTCAGCTCGCCGCGGATTTCTTATGCCGGCCGGCAGATCGCGCTGGCGCAGTTTATGTTGATCACGCATTCGTTTGGGCCGGCGACCGACTTGTCGGTGCTGGTGGATCGCTTGTTGGGAATTTTGCTGGGCAATGTCATGATGGGCCTCACTTACAAATATCTTTGGACTGGAAAAACGCGCAGCGGGGCGGCGCTGCAAAGCGCCTTGCCCGTGCTGGCGGTGGCGGCCATTGCGCTGATGATGACCGGCTGCGAAGGCTCGGCTTCGCTGGCACCCACGACTCCAAGTCGCCCGTGGAAAAACACCACTGCCGAGAGCTACCCGCTGCCGACCAACTACGGCATGGGCGCGCAGATGGTGGAGTTCGATCCCGGGCATGAATACACGCTGAGCGAGCTGGCCGACCTCGCCCAGCGCAACAACCCGAAGACCCGCGTGGCTTGGGAGCGCGCGCGGGCGATGGCGGGCGGCGTAGGCGTGGCCGAGAGCGCTTACTACCCGCAGATTAATTTAATGGTGGCCGCCGGTTATGAGCAGGTCGCCTTTCCGCTGCCGCCGAACATTTTCCAGCAGGGGTATTTTTATTCGGAGATCGCGATCCTGCGGCCGGAGCTGCAGCTCGATTGGCTGCTCTACGATTTTGGGCGTCAGGACGCCATCGTCCAAGGCGCGCGTGAGTCGGCCATCGCGCAAAACTTCGCCTTCAACGAGACACATCAGCAGGTGCTGTTCAACGTCTGCTCGGCCTACTACAAGCTGATCAGCGTGCGCTCGCAGCAGAAGGTGTTGCAGGCCACCTTGGACGAATCCGAGCTCGTGCAACGCTCGACCAAGGCCGGGCTCGAGCAGGGCTTTGCCACCAAGGCGCAGCTGCTGCAGGCGGAGATGTTTGTCGCGCAGTGCGTTTACGACGTGACCGTGCTCAAGGGCGAGCTGCGCAAGGCGCAAATCGCGCTGGCTGAGAGCATCGGCGCCGACCCGGGCGAGATCATTCAAGTCAAGGATTTGGCCGACTCGCCCTTGCCGGAAAACTTCGACCGCTCCGTCGATTCGTTGGTGGACTTCGCCTTGGCCCACCGCCCGGACCTCCGCGCCAAGGTGGCCGAGCTACGCGCCGCCGAGGCCTCGGTGGATCAAGTTGACGCGCAGAATTATCCGGTCATCATCGCCTCCGGTAACGCGGGTCCCGTTTACAGCGCTTTCAGTGCGGACGACACGCCGTGGGTGGACAGCTTTCAGGCGCAATACGGCGTGGGCGTGGCGCTGCAAATGCCGGTCTTCGACGGCTTTCGCCAACAGAATTTAAAGATCTCGGCGCAGGCCGATCAACGCGCGGTCGAGGCGTCGCTGCTGGAGTCGCGCAACGCCGCGGTTAGCCAAGTCTGGTCGGCCTACACCGACTACGAAAATGCGCGCAGTCGCCTGCTCGCCGCCGAAGCGGTGATCAAGGCCAGCGAGGCGTCGCAGGAGGCGGCGTTGGCGTCCTTCAAGCAAGGCTTCGCCGACGTGACCGACGTCCAGGCGCAACAGCTGAGCCTCCTCGAAGCCCGCGAAAATTACAACACCGCGCGCACGGATGTCTTCCTCAGCGCCAGCCTGCTCCAGCTCGCGACCGGCCAGTTGGCGGTAGATCGATTGCAGTAGTGGAGCGAGTAGTCGCTTTATCGCAAAGCCAACTTAATAAAACGGCCGCACCTCGACATCGCCCCGGCAGGCGACCGCCGCCTTGCGTCCCCATGTCAGCGCGGCGTCCATATCGCTTACGTCGAGTACCCAGAAGCCGTCCACGAATTCATCGGTGCTGAGATAGCCACCATCGCTTTCCAGGATTTCGCCATCGGGCTGTAAGCGCAGGGCTTTGGCTTGGTCCAACGGCCGTAATCCGCCCACGAAAACCCGCACCCCAGCCGCGACCATTTCGTCATTAACAGCGTCAATGGTGCGTCGCATTTCAGCGCTTACCTCGGACGCGACGAAGCCTTTGGGCCGGTGAATGGAGACTTGGAATTGCGGCATTGGTGTAGTGTGGTGATGCTCAACCTTCGTTGGCAATAACCTTCATTGTGTTTTCTCGTTTGCTCAAGCAATCTGTGATCTCAATTAATAATGCCCCAACGGGGCATGGGTGCTAGACACTGCGGTAATCGCCGATAAGCCTATCGCCAGCAATCATACCTTCTCCAATGAAAGTCTCTCTATCACCCTCGCTCCAGGTGACACTAAATATCCCTCTTCGGCCTGGTATTCGCTGAATCGATAATCGCGCTGTTCGGCTTTCTACATTCTCTGTCCAAGCTGAATTAAACTCACCAATAAATCCGTTGTCAGCATCTGCGATTGATTCAGGTAGCCTCTTTGCGGCTTCGACATCAATGTCAGTTGATATGTTATTTGAATATTCACCAAGTAAATTACCATTACTCGTGAGTTGAAGGTAAAACCGCCCGTTAACTGCGCACACGATGTTTAATATTTAGAGTTCTTTGTATTCACAAAGAGTGTTTTTCAAATCTGTAAAAAAATGATTTCGATACGTAGATTATCATTAATCTGGTTGGATATGCCATTTCATTGACGTTCGAAATTGCGCCACAGGCCCAAACTCTCCGGTGCAGCGGGACGCTGCCTACCAAGTCTCCACGCACGCCGCGAGCGCGTCGTCGGCGATTTGCAAGGCGGCGTCGATGTCGGCATCGGTGTGGGCGGCGCAGAGGAACCAATTGTGGTGCGGGTGCAGGAAGGCGCCGCGCTTCATGGCCTCGGCGCACCACTGCTGCTGGCGCACGAAGTTGGTTTCTTCGGTGAGGCGGTAGAAGGGGACCGCAGGCGGGCCGGAAAAACGGATTCTGTGCCCGTGCTTTTCACCGATTTTGACGAGGCCGTCGGCGAGGCGTTGGCCGGTTTGCTTGAGGTGGGCGATCACGCCGTCGCGCTCGATGATTTCCAGCGTTTTAAGGGCGGCAGCCATCGGGACGGCGCTGTTCCAATAGCTGCCGGTCAGGAAGACTTTACTCGCCGCGACGCGCAGGTGCTCGGCCCCGAGTGCGGCGGAAATCGGGTAGCCGTTGCCCAAGGCTTTGCAGAAGCAAACGATGTCCGGTGTGTAGCCGTACTCGGCGTGGCTGCCGCCGATATTTAAACGGAAGCCGCCACGGATGTCGTCACTGATTAAGACGATGCCGTTTTCGCGGCAAATCTTCTCGAGGCCTGATAGAAAGCCGTCGGCACCGAATTCACTGTCGGCGAAAACCGGGTGGTGCCACGGGCTGACGATCAGGCCGGCGATCTGGCCTTTGTATCGCTCCACGAGCCCCTGGAAAGCCTTCAGGTCGTTCCACGCAAAGCTGTGGATGTGCTCGCGGTCTTCGTCGATCAGGCCGCCATGGCCCGGCGTGCACCAGGGATCGACTCCGTGGTAGGAGCCTTTGAGGCGGATGATTTTCTTGCGCTTGGTGTGCTCGCGCGCGACTTGGATGGCCCACGTGGTGACGTCGCCGCCGTTCTTGGCCAAGACGCCCCAGTCGGCAAAATCCACCAGCGACACGAGTTTCTCGACGAGCTCCACGAAGCGCTCGGTGGGGTGGTTAAAACAGTTGCCGAGCTCGCGTTGTTTGGCGGCGGCTTCGTCGACCTCCGGGTGATTGTAGCCGAGGATGATCGGCCCGTAGCCGCACATGAAGTCGATGTATTTGTGGCCGTCGACATCCCAGTAGCGGCAGCCGTCGGCTTTGGCCGCGTAGTAGGGGCTGGCGCCGGGCAGACACGCCGCCGGGCTCATGTGGCCGTAGATGCCGCCGGGCGCGACCTTGGATGCGCGCTCAAACAGAGAAAGTGATTTTTCGTAGTGCGACATTATTTCGGCGGATCGATGAAGCCCTGCAAGCGCTCCATCAGGGCGTTGAGGTGGTCGGCCAGTGGGGCCATGCCAACGATTTTTATATCGCCGCGGCCGACAGCGGCCATCGAATCGAGGCGTTCCAGGACGGCCTCGGCAGCGACTTGGGAGTTCTTAAAAATGATGCGCACATCGGCCGGTTTCGGAGGTTGGCCACTGCCGGATTCCAGCTGGTTCGACACGAGCTGAATCCAGAGCTGCTTGCCGTTTTCGCCAATCTGAAACACGGCGACGCCTTGCGGACCGCTGGCCAGCCACTCGCGGCTCTTGCGCTCGGAAACGCAGAGCTGGCACACGCCGCGCATCGCGAGCGCGAGGGACATCGGCGCGAACACGGCGCGGAAATCCTCGTCGGCAAGTTTGGCTTCCTCGGGCTTGAGCCAGGACTCCAGCTCCTTGGTTAGCGCGATGAACGTTTTCATCTTGCCCAATGTGCCGAAGCCGCGCGTCGGTATGGGCGGCGGGCCGCCTTCTTCGAGAAATGTCTTGGCCGCATGGGCGTCACTCAGGAAGAACAGCTCGATCATTGTGCGGCTGTCCCCCGAGGTGTATTCGCAGCCTTTATCGCTGAAAAAGTACCGCGCATGGAGGCCTGAGCGCGTGCGAAAGCAGAGCGAAAATTTATTGTCCTTGAGCAGCGCCTGCGCCTTAGGCGATGCCTTGATCATGCAGTCCAACGTGGGAAACACCGCGTGCAGGAACAGGCGGGTCTGGATGTGCTGGAGGGCAACGACGGACTTCATTACGGGCAGATTGTTTTAAACCGAGCTTGATGGGGCAAGAGAAACCAGCAGACGCAAAATATCCAGCGGGTGCTGCTTGGGGCGGACGAGGACCATCTTGGCCTTGGTTTCGGCGAGCAGGCGGGCGTCGCTCATCAGCGGCTGGACGAGCTTGGGCAACTGCGCGGGCTGG containing:
- a CDS encoding TolC family protein, giving the protein MTGRLTWAELRRELTPYTGRDWLVLRMVLAVLLSTVLVMAFQIENGWLSLYLCFVFAKPTTKQTLVLGTALIVMVLPIVILALCLLNYVADPPGLRLLAMTLVIYGTFYGSNIMTEGDIIRNLSLVFLTVLILPDSYADPGIWIEGAMWLVPMVLAGLLPLMFITVLVPPEKALPAELRPPSAKYGFRPNWKTNPEHHIYALKGTFAAMGTYIIYTTLNFQAIQTALMTCIVLGLPTTEQIIHKTWLRITGAVIGASLALVGAIWAIPQSNELWMLLLVVGAGSALAAWVTLSSPRISYAGRQIALAQFMLITHSFGPATDLSVLVDRLLGILLGNVMMGLTYKYLWTGKTRSGAALQSALPVLAVAAIALMMTGCEGSASLAPTTPSRPWKNTTAESYPLPTNYGMGAQMVEFDPGHEYTLSELADLAQRNNPKTRVAWERARAMAGGVGVAESAYYPQINLMVAAGYEQVAFPLPPNIFQQGYFYSEIAILRPELQLDWLLYDFGRQDAIVQGARESAIAQNFAFNETHQQVLFNVCSAYYKLISVRSQQKVLQATLDESELVQRSTKAGLEQGFATKAQLLQAEMFVAQCVYDVTVLKGELRKAQIALAESIGADPGEIIQVKDLADSPLPENFDRSVDSLVDFALAHRPDLRAKVAELRAAEASVDQVDAQNYPVIIASGNAGPVYSAFSADDTPWVDSFQAQYGVGVALQMPVFDGFRQQNLKISAQADQRAVEASLLESRNAAVSQVWSAYTDYENARSRLLAAEAVIKASEASQEAALASFKQGFADVTDVQAQQLSLLEARENYNTARTDVFLSASLLQLATGQLAVDRLQ
- a CDS encoding aminotransferase class III-fold pyridoxal phosphate-dependent enzyme → MSHYEKSLSLFERASKVAPGGIYGHMSPAACLPGASPYYAAKADGCRYWDVDGHKYIDFMCGYGPIILGYNHPEVDEAAAKQRELGNCFNHPTERFVELVEKLVSLVDFADWGVLAKNGGDVTTWAIQVAREHTKRKKIIRLKGSYHGVDPWCTPGHGGLIDEDREHIHSFAWNDLKAFQGLVERYKGQIAGLIVSPWHHPVFADSEFGADGFLSGLEKICRENGIVLISDDIRGGFRLNIGGSHAEYGYTPDIVCFCKALGNGYPISAALGAEHLRVAASKVFLTGSYWNSAVPMAAALKTLEIIERDGVIAHLKQTGQRLADGLVKIGEKHGHRIRFSGPPAVPFYRLTEETNFVRQQQWCAEAMKRGAFLHPHHNWFLCAAHTDADIDAALQIADDALAACVETW
- a CDS encoding efflux RND transporter periplasmic adaptor subunit yields the protein MTEETSSNAPSAPESKSNKLAGRLISALVFVGAVLMALYLLQQRERYPQTSDAYVMARYITVSSEVPGRISALPASDGLSVEPGDLLVQVDPESYALGVAETKAQIGVLEAQINEAERQRAASEAMVQMSRENTERTLAQEALAKSTYERMTPLAEQGFVTQEKYDAATSAYEQARASVLMAQSNELAAELSVASLETLRAELQAARIGLQQAEVELQRTAIRAPFDGRVVNCDLAPGMMVMPGESLFTLVDTSEWFVVANYREGDLENIAVGDVAKVRVLTLPGKVFTGKVASIGLGVQTQDGYNFGPLPSVKNNLNWIRVAQRFPVRIRIDSPEPADAFRIGASSMVTIEKP
- a CDS encoding YtcA family lipoprotein — protein: MAMYQEVEIMGAYFPGWLLAAIAGIVLSAVSKVVLAKLGLHRVLVAPLLVYCCLAFLWSSVFWLWIIRS
- a CDS encoding YciI family protein gives rise to the protein MPQFQVSIHRPKGFVASEVSAEMRRTIDAVNDEMVAAGVRVFVGGLRPLDQAKALRLQPDGEILESDGGYLSTDEFVDGFWVLDVSDMDAALTWGRKAAVACRGDVEVRPFY